A genomic stretch from Microplitis mediator isolate UGA2020A chromosome 10, iyMicMedi2.1, whole genome shotgun sequence includes:
- the LOC130675691 gene encoding UDP-xylose and UDP-N-acetylglucosamine transporter-like: MKVAAAIGLVFLGCCTNVIFLELLVKEDPGSGNLITFSQFLLISLEGFIFTSKFGTVKPRIGIKDYMILVFMFFVTSVCNNYAFDFNIPMPLHMIFRAGSLIANMIMGIIILKKKYVFSKYLSVFMITVGIIICTIVSGNEVKSTQKIIKDGVPPTQMEILFWWSLGIALLTLALFISARMGLYQEELYAKYGKHPYEALYYTHLLPLPFFLTLSSNIWDHALLALKSDPILIPILGIYSPKTIVYLIGNVVTQFMCISSVFVLTTECSSLTVTLVVTLRKFFSLLFSVVYFQNSFSIYHWIGTGLVFLGTIIFTEIVPKIRQSIVGPRTKKVQ, translated from the exons atgaaagtgGCAGCTGCAATAGGTCTAGTATTTTTAGGATGCTGTACAAATGTCATATTTCTCGAGTTGTTAGTTAA agaAGATCCTGGTAGCGGAAACCTCATAACGTTTTCacaatttcttttaatttcattagaaGGTTTCATATTTACATCAAAATTTGGAACTGTAAAACCTAGAATAGGAATTAAAGACTACATGATATTggtatttatgttttttgtaACAAGTGTCTGTAATAATTATGcatttgattttaatatacCAATGCCTCTTCATATGATATTTAGAGcg ggTTCATTAATAGCCAACATGATAAtgggaataattattttaaaaaagaaatacgTATTCAGTAAATACCTTTCAGTATTTATGATAACTGTAGGAATAATAATATGTACAATAGTAAGTGGTAATGAAGTCAAAtcaactcaaaaaataataaaagatggAGTACCACCGACccaaatggaaattttattttggtgGAGCCTTGGAATCGCCTTGTTGACCCTCGCCTTATTTATTTCTGCCAGAATGGGACTGTACCAAGAAGAACTGTACGCTAAATACGGCAAACATCCATACGAAGCTCTTTACTACACC cACTTACTACCTCTTCCATTTTTCTTGACACTGAGCTCAAATATTTGGGACCACGCGCTACTGGCTCTCAAATCAGATCCAATATTAATTCCAATCCTTGGAATTTACTCACCAAAGACTATTGTCTACTTGATTGGAAACGTCGTGACTCA ATTTATGTGCATCAGCTCAGTGTTTGTGCTGACAACGGAATGCTCATCATTGACAGTAACATTAGTCGTAACtttacgtaaatttttttccctatTATTTTCTGTAGTTTATTTCCAAAATTCATTTAGTATTTACCATTGGATTGGTACAGGCTTAGTATTTTTAGggactattatttttaccgAAATCGTGCCAAAAATACGTCAAAGTATTGTCGGGCCTAGGACCAAAAAGGtgcaataa